In the genome of Thermodesulfobacteriota bacterium, one region contains:
- a CDS encoding tetratricopeptide repeat protein, which translates to MKYKTVKSIAYGLASVFLFCLLSFGCSSPEEKLEKAKEHYSKGREAYLLFSPEGLQEAITQYEKAVELDKSYAPAYSGLGEAYSFYGLWKEQNENKKEVNLYDKSLEHSQKAIELAPDSGDSHRALASSYRALGRFEEAKKEAEKAVELNPDDAEAYYILWTVTDADVNSKYIKKALDLNPNLSVAYNDLGYIYYTKGKYDKAAEHLIKAIEVNPHLLQAYNNLGLTMAAQKRFDEAEEEYRKAIEVNPDYSLARYNLGVALGNQGRYDEAISEFEQVIQMNPDFPEAHITLALAYESKGERDKAVKNYQNFIDLPAADNPRYEKLVAEAKNRIKNLEQNNR; encoded by the coding sequence ATGAAATACAAAACTGTAAAATCTATTGCTTACGGCTTAGCGTCAGTGTTCTTATTCTGTCTACTTTCCTTTGGCTGCTCATCCCCCGAGGAGAAGCTGGAAAAGGCTAAAGAGCACTACTCAAAGGGGAGAGAAGCCTACCTGCTTTTCTCGCCAGAGGGTCTACAAGAAGCAATAACTCAATATGAAAAGGCAGTCGAACTGGATAAAAGCTACGCCCCAGCCTATTCCGGGCTTGGAGAAGCCTATTCCTTTTATGGTCTATGGAAAGAGCAAAATGAAAATAAAAAAGAGGTTAACCTCTATGATAAGTCGCTTGAACACAGTCAGAAGGCAATAGAGCTTGCGCCAGATTCGGGTGATTCTCATCGTGCTCTCGCCTCAAGCTATCGTGCATTAGGCAGGTTTGAGGAAGCCAAAAAGGAAGCGGAGAAGGCCGTTGAGCTTAACCCGGACGATGCGGAGGCTTATTACATACTCTGGACCGTTACCGATGCAGACGTAAACAGCAAATACATCAAAAAGGCCCTCGACCTGAACCCGAATTTGAGCGTTGCCTATAATGACTTGGGTTATATCTACTACACTAAAGGCAAATACGATAAAGCTGCCGAGCACCTTATAAAGGCAATCGAGGTAAACCCACATTTATTGCAGGCCTATAATAATCTCGGTCTTACCATGGCAGCACAGAAAAGGTTTGATGAAGCAGAGGAGGAATACAGGAAGGCCATAGAAGTAAACCCGGACTATAGCCTTGCTCGCTACAACCTGGGGGTTGCCCTGGGAAACCAGGGTCGGTATGACGAAGCCATAAGCGAATTTGAGCAGGTAATACAAATGAATCCTGACTTTCCCGAGGCCCATATAACCCTGGCGCTAGCATACGAAAGCAAAGGGGAAAGGGACAAAGCCGTAAAGAACTATCAAAATTTTATCGACCTTCCCGCGGCTGATAATCCAAGATACGAAAAACTGGTGGCGGAGGCTAAGAACAGGATTAAAAACCTAGAACAAAACAACAGGTAG